The Acanthochromis polyacanthus isolate Apoly-LR-REF ecotype Palm Island chromosome 5, KAUST_Apoly_ChrSc, whole genome shotgun sequence genome includes a window with the following:
- the lrrn2 gene encoding leucine-rich repeat neuronal protein 2, producing MRPALVLLQSHCLLCVFGAVVVPVVLGSLPPALPWHVSCPVRCVCQIKPWFSPDSVYHEAPTVDCNDLLLTKLPLPIPENTHTLRLQSNLLSVLDTAVLHGLPNLTDLDVSQNRFSHVRTITQSSSLLSLLSLHLEENHLSHLPEDSFLSLPALQELFLSHNNLHLIAPGAFTGLDSLLRLHINNNRLTTVDPLWFKALPRLEVLMLGGNPVEALPERGFIALKSLRSLVLGGMGLRGLAEKALEGLEGLESLSFYDNLLTKVPTQALRRVPGLKFLDLNKNRIKLIESGDFQDMIHLKELGLNNMEELVSIERAALENLPELTKLEITNNPRLSYIHPQAFLQLSRLESLMLNSNSLSALHQHIMLSLPSLQEVSLHSNPLRCDCLFHWAAKETAHPHIEKTIRTETQMARVVRFIQPQATLCSEPPELRARRVRDVTSGEMSASCLPMIPASSLPSYAGVREGGKLVLHCRALADPPPKLYWVTPSGLKLSPPSKGSPVPTPCKSLTSEGINQTSASSTPDDTACQPFKHYQVLPEGTLEISKITPREAGLYTCVAENALGADTRSVTVGVHDRIKKRKRGAVPNLKKFLQFRADARLEVREVGERFAILSWQSGHNLPSTRLSWQAIYSNAHTPTYTTRILAGTQSFNLTHLQAETFYRVCLHLGSGEVAKHASRSLGGSKKPQCVSFRTKDVPEPQPSLQLNPQLTSTAVTLLLLALILLLAGQGWDTEPGEGAGKHHMTLHQDIQLPKTVIINQKTKGRDGHEPNLSEKLLLHQDC from the coding sequence ATGAGGCCGGCTTTAGTGCTCCTACAGTCACATTGCCTCTTGTGTGTGTTCGGTGCTGTGGTTGTGCCCGTTGTCCTGGGCTCACTGCCTCCTGCACTGCCATGGCACGTCTCCTGCCCggtcaggtgtgtgtgtcagatCAAGCCATGGTTCTCCCCTGATTCTGTGTATCACGAAGCTCCCACCGTGGACTGCAATGATCTGCTGTTGACCAAGCTCCCCTTACCCATacctgagaacacacacaccctgCGCCTGCAGAGCAACCTCCTGTCAGTGCTGGACACTGCAGTGCTGCATGGACTCCCCAATCTCACCGACCTCGACGTCTCCCAGAATCGCTTCAGTCATGTCAGGACGATAACCCAGAGCTCCTCCCTGCTCTCCCTGCTGTCCTTACACCTGGAGGAAAACCATCTCAGCCACCTCCCCGAGGATTCTTTCTTGTCACTGCCAGCTTTGCAGGAGCTCTTTCTCAGCCACAACAATTTACATTTGATAGCCCCTGGAGCCTTCACTGGTCTGGACTCGCTTCTTCGTCTTCATATCAACAACAACAGGCTCACCACTGTTGACCCTCTGTGGTTCAAGGCTTTGCCTCGCTTGGAAGTTCTCATGCTCGGGGGAAACCCGGTGGAGGCCCTGCCTGAACGAGGCTTCATCGCCCTAAAATCCCTCCGAAGTCTTGTCCTTGGTGGTATGGGTCTGAGAGGTTTGGCTGAAAAAGCCCTGGAAGGGCTGGAGGGCCTAGAGAGCCTCTCATTCTATGATAACCTTCTGACCAAAGTCCCAACTCAGGCCCTGAGGAGAGTGCCAGGACTAAAGTTCCTCGATCTCAACAAGAACCGAATCAAACTGATAGAGTCAGGAGACTTCCAAGATATGATCCACCTGAAGGAGCTCGGTCTGAACAACATGGAGGAGCTGGTGTCCATTGAGAGAGCCGCCCTGGAGAACCTTCCAGAGCTCACCAAGCTCGAGATCACCAATAACCCACGTCTGTCCTACATTCATCCACAGGCTTTCCTCCAGCTGAGCAGGTTGGAGAGTCTAATGCTCAACTCCAACTCTCTCAGCGCCCTGCACCAGCACATCATGCTCTCTCTGCCCAGTCTTCAGGAGGTCAGCTTACACTCCAACCCACTGCGATGTGACTGCCTGTTTCACTGGGCAGCCAAGGAGACTGCTCATCCTCACATTGAGAAAACCATTCGAACGGAGACACAAATGGCTCGAGTGGTGCGCTTCATCCAACCCCAGGCAACCTTATGCTCTGAACCACCAGAACTGAGAGCTCGTAGGGTGAGAGATGTGACCTCAGGAGAGATGTCAGCCTCCTGCCTCCCCATGATTCCTGCCAGCTCCCTGCCTTCCTATGCAGGGGTGCGAGAAGGGGGAAAACTGGTTTTGCACTGCCGAGCTCTTGCAGATCCACCACCTAAACTGTACTGGGTGACTCCCTCTGGCCTGAAGCTTAGTCCTCCATCCAAAGGGTCGCCGGTTCCCACCCCCTGCAAGAGCCTGACATCTGAAGGAATCAACCAAACGTCTGCCTCCAGTACTCCAGATGATACTGCCTGTCAACCTTTCAAACACTACCAGGTACTGCCTGAGGGAACTCTGGAGATCAGCAAGATCACCCCCAGAGAGGCAGGGCTGTATACCTGTGTGGCTGAGAATGCACTGGGAGCAGATACACGCAGTGTTACTGTGGGTGTACATGACAGAATAAAGAAAAGGAAGAGGGGTGCGGTTCCTAATCTGAAGAAATTTCTGCAGTTCAGAGCAGATGCCAGGTTGGAGGTGAGAGAGGTTGGGGAACGCTTTGCTATTTTATCCTGGCAGAGCGGCCACAACCTGCCTTCAACTCGTCTATCCTGGCAGGCCATATACTCAAACGCCCACACACCTACGTACACCACACGCATCCTTGCTGGTACGCAGAGCTTCAACCTAACTCACCTGCAGGCAGAGACGTTTTACAGAGTGTGTCTGCATTTAGGGAGCGGTGAAGTCGCCAAACATGCCAGCAGGAGCCTAGGAGGGAGCAAAAAGCCTCAGTGTGTTTCATTCAGGACAAAGGATGTCCCAGAGCCTCAGCCCAGCCTGCAGCTCAACCCACAGCTGACCTCCACAGCAGTCACACTACTGCTCCTCGCACTCATACTGCTGCTGGCAGGTCAGGGCTGGGACACCGAGCCGGGCGAAGGGGCAGGAAAGCACCACATGACCCTCCATCAGGATATCCAGCTTCCCAAGACTGTGATCATCAATCAAAAGACAAAAGGAAGAGACGGACACGAGCCAAATCTGAGTGAGAAACTGCTACTACATCAGGACTGCTGA